Proteins encoded within one genomic window of Desulfuromonadales bacterium:
- a CDS encoding nucleotidyltransferase domain-containing protein produces the protein MGSKQLQLIEEIKNRLSVLNPARIILFGSHAQGSAGVDSDIDLIVVLNKEESSGSFREKMTDTVTVRKLLADINRQVALDVLVYSKKEWQTLLDSRSSFSRDILEKGITLQ, from the coding sequence ATGGGGTCGAAGCAGCTTCAGCTCATCGAGGAGATAAAAAATCGCCTCAGCGTCCTGAATCCGGCCAGGATCATCCTTTTCGGATCCCATGCCCAGGGTTCGGCTGGCGTCGACAGCGATATTGATCTCATCGTGGTCTTGAACAAGGAAGAATCATCGGGCAGCTTCCGGGAAAAAATGACGGACACGGTCACGGTCAGGAAGCTTCTTGCCGACATCAACCGCCAGGTGGCGCTCGATGTGCTGGTGTACAGCAAAAAGGAATGGCAAACCCTTCTGGATTCCCGGAGCTCTTTTAGCAGGGACATTCTCGAAAAGGGGATAACGCTGCAATGA
- a CDS encoding HEPN domain-containing protein, which produces MTGAAKEWLARAKEDLDTVGKLLDDEGLTNIAAFHAQQCIEKCFKAVIEGADKPVPRIHDLVRLSALASEIAEMPADETTLIELSTVYLDSRYPVTTGFLPSGKPDLQDVRRYYQTAAGIFRLVDGRGK; this is translated from the coding sequence ATGACGGGGGCGGCGAAAGAATGGCTCGCCAGGGCTAAAGAGGACCTGGATACGGTCGGGAAGCTCCTGGATGACGAGGGGCTGACCAACATCGCCGCCTTTCATGCCCAGCAGTGCATCGAAAAATGCTTCAAGGCGGTTATCGAGGGCGCCGATAAACCCGTTCCCCGGATTCATGACTTGGTGCGTCTTTCAGCACTTGCCTCCGAAATCGCGGAAATGCCGGCTGATGAGACAACTCTGATCGAGCTGAGTACGGTTTACCTCGATTCTCGGTATCCGGTAACAACCGGATTTCTGCCCTCCGGTAAACCTGATTTGCAGGATGTCAGACGATATTATCAAACGGCGGCTGGGATTTTCAGATTGGTGGATGGCCGGGGGAAATAA
- a CDS encoding transglycosylase SLT domain-containing protein: MIKMMNNLLKGRPYNLLGDIMVIPQEALHAVLGKVWKLRVIVVILVSICVALGTLSLKGQEAFARLLHLETENKAKDATIEKLQEEKKLLEEKLAFKRKVDALVAKIKKEAAWLDHGIIRPAAEMALAHTTDPGLYLAIGLVEAGLRADVVHPDGVALGMHGLCPKDWHSYLKAKGIMENRDDYFDPVKSFKGSEAVLSALVLECGSLEKALLYYNGGEPAAAGMIPRSTVYAQRVLHLRRAFAAQLSGHNES; the protein is encoded by the coding sequence ATGATCAAGATGATGAACAATCTGTTGAAAGGGAGGCCATACAACCTGCTCGGCGACATCATGGTTATCCCGCAGGAAGCCCTGCACGCAGTTTTGGGCAAGGTCTGGAAGCTGCGTGTGATTGTGGTGATTCTTGTCTCAATCTGCGTTGCCTTGGGGACGTTGAGTCTCAAAGGACAGGAAGCCTTTGCCCGGTTATTGCACCTGGAGACGGAGAACAAGGCGAAAGACGCCACCATCGAAAAGCTGCAAGAAGAAAAAAAACTTTTGGAAGAGAAGCTGGCTTTCAAGCGCAAGGTCGACGCCCTGGTCGCGAAGATCAAGAAGGAGGCCGCCTGGCTCGATCACGGGATCATCCGTCCTGCAGCGGAAATGGCCCTTGCCCACACAACCGACCCGGGTCTTTACCTGGCGATCGGGTTGGTGGAGGCGGGGTTGCGGGCAGATGTCGTACACCCCGACGGGGTAGCCCTGGGCATGCACGGACTCTGTCCCAAGGACTGGCACTCCTACCTGAAAGCGAAAGGGATCATGGAAAACCGGGACGATTACTTTGATCCGGTGAAGTCTTTCAAGGGCTCGGAGGCGGTCCTGTCGGCGCTGGTGCTGGAGTGCGGCTCCCTGGAAAAAGCATTGCTTTACTACAACGGAGGCGAGCCTGCCGCCGCGGGAATGATCCCCAGGAGTACGGTTTATGCGCAGCGGGTGCTGCATTTGCGGAGAGCTTTCGCTGCGCAACTCTCAGGGCATAATGAGAGTTAA